From Streptomyces sp. TLI_105, the proteins below share one genomic window:
- a CDS encoding tyrosinase family protein, producing the protein MTVRKNQATLTADEKRRFVAALLELKRSGRYDTFVTTHNAFIMSDTDDGDRVGHRSPSFLPWHRRFLLEFEEALKSVDATVTLPYWDWTADRTSRSSLWAPDFLGGTGRARDGQVTDGPFARAGGRWPIGVRVDGRDYLRRDLGAGGRQLPTRAEVDSVLAMETYDTAPWNSASDGFRNHLEGWRGVNLHNRVHVWVGGQMATGVSPNDPVFWLHHAFVDKLWADWQARHPRSAYLPAAGTRNVVDLHDTMRPWNDVTPADMLDHTPHYTFDTAA; encoded by the coding sequence ATGACCGTACGCAAGAACCAGGCCACCCTCACCGCCGACGAGAAGCGGCGCTTCGTCGCCGCCCTCCTGGAGCTCAAGCGCTCCGGGCGGTACGACACCTTCGTCACCACGCACAACGCCTTCATCATGAGCGACACCGACGACGGCGACCGCGTCGGCCACCGCTCGCCGTCCTTCCTGCCCTGGCACCGGCGTTTCCTCCTCGAGTTCGAGGAGGCCCTCAAGTCCGTCGACGCGACCGTCACCCTGCCCTACTGGGACTGGACCGCCGACCGCACCTCCCGCTCCTCGCTGTGGGCGCCCGACTTCCTCGGCGGCACCGGCCGCGCCCGCGACGGCCAGGTCACGGACGGCCCCTTCGCCCGGGCCGGCGGCCGCTGGCCGATAGGCGTCCGCGTCGACGGACGCGACTACCTCCGGCGCGACCTCGGCGCGGGCGGCCGGCAGCTCCCCACCCGTGCCGAGGTGGACTCCGTCCTCGCCATGGAGACCTACGACACCGCCCCCTGGAACAGCGCCTCCGACGGCTTCCGCAACCACCTGGAGGGCTGGCGCGGGGTGAACCTCCACAACCGCGTCCACGTCTGGGTCGGCGGCCAGATGGCCACCGGCGTCTCCCCCAACGACCCCGTCTTCTGGCTGCACCACGCCTTCGTCGACAAGCTGTGGGCCGACTGGCAGGCCCGCCACCCCCGCTCGGCGTACCTGCCGGCCGCGGGCACCCGGAACGTCGTGGACCTCCACGACACCATGCGGCCGTGGAACGACGTGACCCCCGCGGACATGCTGGACCACACGCCCCACTACACCTTCGACACGGCGGCCTGA
- a CDS encoding MsnO8 family LLM class oxidoreductase, translating to MSTFPDGIRFSVLDRSRTREGEDAAQALRATVRLAQEVEALGYHRFWVSEHHGVPGVAGSAPTVLAAAVAAATSSVRVGTGGVMLPNHRPLVVAEQFGVLESLFPGRIDMGIGRSVGFTDGIRRALGRDKDDADRFGEQLAELLGWFTGEQTAHPQVHARPAEGLRVPPFVLATGEGAGIAAAAGLPLVIGDLRGRERLLTAVETYRAAFRPSPWAAEPYVVVAGTVAVAATETEARRLLVPEAWSLAHSRTLGVFPPLAAPERIEGLPMTEKQRGFYEAGLDGHVHGTEEQVAEALERAVKETGAQEVMVTTSTYDRAALSESYRRLAHAVGLTPRAADPTGRLTPWTA from the coding sequence GTGAGCACTTTCCCCGACGGCATCCGCTTCTCCGTCCTCGACCGCTCCCGCACTCGGGAGGGTGAGGACGCCGCCCAGGCGCTGCGCGCCACCGTGCGCCTCGCCCAGGAGGTGGAGGCCCTCGGCTACCACCGCTTCTGGGTGTCGGAGCACCACGGCGTGCCCGGGGTCGCCGGTTCGGCGCCCACGGTCCTCGCCGCCGCCGTCGCCGCCGCGACCTCCTCGGTCCGGGTCGGTACGGGAGGGGTGATGCTGCCGAACCACCGGCCGCTCGTCGTGGCCGAGCAGTTCGGCGTGCTCGAGTCCCTCTTCCCCGGGCGGATCGACATGGGGATCGGCCGCTCGGTGGGTTTCACGGACGGCATCCGCCGGGCCCTCGGCCGGGACAAGGACGACGCCGACCGCTTCGGGGAGCAGCTCGCCGAGCTCCTCGGCTGGTTCACCGGCGAGCAGACGGCCCACCCTCAGGTGCACGCCCGGCCCGCCGAGGGCCTGCGGGTGCCGCCCTTCGTCCTCGCGACCGGGGAGGGCGCCGGGATCGCCGCGGCGGCCGGTCTGCCGCTGGTCATCGGCGACCTGCGCGGCCGCGAGCGGCTGCTGACGGCCGTCGAGACGTACCGCGCCGCCTTCCGCCCGTCCCCGTGGGCGGCCGAGCCGTACGTGGTCGTCGCCGGGACGGTCGCGGTGGCCGCCACCGAGACGGAGGCACGGCGGCTGCTGGTCCCGGAGGCCTGGTCCCTCGCGCATTCCCGCACCCTCGGCGTCTTCCCGCCGCTCGCCGCGCCCGAGCGGATCGAGGGGCTGCCGATGACCGAGAAGCAGCGCGGTTTCTACGAGGCGGGGCTCGACGGGCACGTGCACGGCACGGAGGAGCAGGTGGCGGAGGCGCTGGAGCGGGCGGTGAAGGAGACCGGGGCGCAGGAGGTCATGGTCACCACGAGCACGTACGACCGGGCGGCGCTGAGCGAGTCGTACCGCCGTCTCGCCCATGCCGTCGGCCTGACCCCACGGGCGGCTGACCCCACGGGCCGGCTGACCCCGTGGACCGCCTGA
- a CDS encoding ATP-binding cassette domain-containing protein, producing MRSPDGLAGVGETAQIVATIGLLVALPAAGLWAVELLERAGAPVQPAENQFGLPGVGPSPAVSWQPLDGVGIDSDQLITWIATALAAAGLWVLMRRTRLGLRLRAAVDNRALTELWGISADRLSSIAWMLSSGLAGLAGVLATPLLGLSAHDYTLFLFVSATAAVLGRFASVPLAFAGGLGLGVLQNLVAGYASFADAITGFRTAVPFLILFAGLVVLGRRRRAAGTAAADPPPIDYLAGKGWGRRWGAWVVAGVLLGTAFYTVTTPFWSGILAQGLAIGLVFMSFTVVTGLGAMVSLAQATFVTSAALVAGLLMSHGWPFFAAAAVGTAAAALLGAVVALPALRLGGRPLALATLALAILADQVLFQLGPLRNGDTGWEIPRPVAGPVDLGDDRALGLALVLLSGVVVALLTWLRGSRWGRAMLAVRSAPEAAAASGVSVVRTKLLLFTVSAGLAGFGGVLHASYNTRITATDFTAMTGLVWLAVVVAAGVRRPQFAVVAGLVFAVVPHLMSTYVTESAHLPVILFGLAGLALANDPDGYCAALPSRRAARRAARQAEATRPGTTRVPEPPRGPEPPRAPEPRTVPSPRAAGGGPVEAPSALELTGVRAGYGGAPVLHGVDLVVRDGEALVLLGPNGAGKSTLCRVAAGLLRPAGGLVRVRGEDATRDVAVARARRGVRLAPEGRGIFAGLSIEENLALHLTGAEDRDAVYERFPALAARRAVAAGSLSGGEQQLLALAPLLQRPPAVLVADEPSLGLAPRVVDEVFRLLTELRGHGTALVLVEEKAAEALGIADTVAYLAQGEITWSGPRSEVDRDRLAEAYLGKGVRR from the coding sequence ATGCGGTCACCCGACGGGCTGGCCGGGGTCGGCGAGACGGCGCAGATCGTGGCCACGATCGGCCTGCTGGTCGCGCTGCCCGCGGCCGGCCTGTGGGCGGTCGAACTCCTGGAGCGGGCGGGCGCCCCGGTCCAGCCCGCCGAGAACCAGTTCGGGCTGCCGGGCGTCGGGCCGAGCCCCGCCGTGTCCTGGCAGCCCCTCGACGGCGTGGGCATCGACTCCGACCAGCTGATCACGTGGATCGCCACCGCCCTCGCGGCGGCCGGCCTGTGGGTCCTGATGCGGCGCACCCGGCTCGGCCTGCGGCTGCGGGCGGCGGTCGACAACCGCGCGCTGACCGAGCTGTGGGGCATCAGCGCGGACCGGCTGTCCTCGATCGCGTGGATGCTGTCGTCCGGCCTCGCCGGCCTCGCCGGAGTCCTCGCGACCCCGCTCCTCGGGCTCTCCGCGCACGACTACACGCTGTTCCTGTTCGTCTCGGCCACCGCGGCGGTCCTCGGGCGCTTCGCGTCGGTTCCGCTCGCCTTCGCCGGTGGCCTCGGGCTCGGGGTGCTGCAGAACCTGGTGGCGGGATACGCGTCGTTCGCCGACGCCATCACCGGCTTCCGGACCGCCGTACCGTTCCTCATCCTCTTCGCCGGTCTCGTCGTCCTGGGGCGGCGGCGCCGCGCGGCGGGCACGGCGGCGGCCGACCCGCCGCCGATCGACTACCTCGCCGGGAAGGGGTGGGGCCGCCGCTGGGGCGCGTGGGTGGTGGCCGGCGTGCTCCTCGGCACGGCGTTCTACACCGTCACCACGCCCTTCTGGAGCGGGATCCTGGCCCAGGGGCTCGCGATCGGGCTCGTGTTCATGTCGTTCACGGTGGTCACCGGTCTCGGCGCGATGGTGTCGCTGGCCCAGGCGACGTTCGTGACCAGCGCCGCCCTGGTCGCCGGGCTGCTGATGAGCCACGGCTGGCCCTTCTTCGCGGCGGCGGCGGTCGGCACGGCGGCGGCGGCCCTGCTCGGCGCGGTCGTCGCGCTGCCCGCACTGCGGCTCGGGGGCAGACCACTGGCCCTGGCCACTCTGGCGCTCGCCATCCTGGCGGACCAGGTGCTCTTCCAGCTCGGCCCGCTGCGCAACGGAGACACGGGGTGGGAGATCCCGCGGCCGGTCGCCGGACCGGTGGACCTGGGCGACGACCGGGCGCTGGGGCTCGCGCTCGTGCTGCTCAGCGGGGTGGTCGTCGCGCTGCTGACCTGGCTGCGCGGCTCCCGCTGGGGCCGGGCCATGCTGGCGGTCCGCTCGGCGCCGGAGGCCGCCGCCGCGTCGGGGGTGTCGGTGGTACGGACGAAGCTCCTGCTGTTCACGGTGTCGGCGGGCCTCGCGGGCTTCGGAGGGGTGCTCCACGCCTCGTACAACACCAGGATCACGGCCACGGACTTCACGGCGATGACGGGCCTGGTGTGGCTGGCCGTCGTGGTCGCGGCGGGGGTGCGCAGGCCCCAGTTCGCGGTGGTGGCGGGGCTGGTCTTCGCGGTGGTCCCGCACCTGATGTCGACGTACGTGACGGAGTCCGCGCATCTGCCGGTGATCCTCTTCGGACTGGCGGGGCTCGCGCTGGCGAACGACCCGGACGGGTACTGCGCCGCGCTGCCGTCCAGACGGGCGGCCCGGCGCGCCGCGCGGCAGGCGGAGGCGACCCGGCCGGGGACCACGCGGGTGCCGGAACCGCCCCGGGGCCCGGAGCCGCCCCGGGCGCCGGAACCGAGGACCGTCCCGTCGCCCCGGGCGGCGGGAGGCGGACCCGTCGAGGCCCCGAGCGCGCTCGAACTGACCGGCGTGCGCGCCGGGTACGGCGGCGCGCCCGTGCTGCACGGCGTGGACCTCGTGGTGCGCGACGGTGAGGCGCTGGTGCTGCTCGGGCCCAACGGGGCCGGGAAGTCCACCCTCTGCCGGGTGGCGGCGGGACTGCTGCGACCGGCCGGCGGTCTCGTACGGGTACGGGGTGAGGACGCCACCCGTGACGTGGCGGTCGCCCGGGCGCGCCGTGGGGTACGGCTGGCTCCCGAGGGGCGGGGGATCTTCGCAGGGCTCTCGATCGAGGAGAACCTGGCCCTCCATCTGACGGGAGCCGAGGACCGCGACGCCGTGTACGAGCGGTTCCCCGCGCTCGCCGCCCGCCGCGCCGTCGCCGCCGGGTCCCTGTCCGGCGGCGAACAGCAGCTTCTCGCCCTCGCCCCGCTCCTCCAGCGACCGCCGGCGGTCCTCGTCGCCGACGAACCGTCCCTCGGTCTCGCGCCGCGCGTCGTGGACGAGGTCTTCCGTCTGCTGACCGAACTCCGCGGCCACGGCACCGCGCTCGTCCTCGTCGAGGAGAAGGCGGCAGAGGCGCTCGGCATCGCCGACACCGTCGCGTACCTCGCACAGGGCGAGATCACCTGGTCCGGGCCCCGGTCCGAGGTGGACCGGGACCGGCTCGCCGAGGCCTACCTGGGGAAGGGAGTCCGCCGATGA
- a CDS encoding anti-sigma factor, which translates to MRPAGLPDDTGDRATRVLEGPLGNAVAVGITVEPAGGSAQPTTEPLGVISVST; encoded by the coding sequence GTGCGCCCCGCGGGCCTTCCGGACGACACCGGCGACCGTGCGACACGTGTCCTCGAAGGCCCTCTGGGCAACGCGGTCGCCGTCGGTATCACCGTCGAACCCGCCGGTGGTTCCGCCCAACCGACCACCGAACCCCTCGGCGTCATCTCCGTCAGCACCTGA
- a CDS encoding MFS transporter, whose product MTRQESAQALHRQQEEPGPNRWKALGVCLVAGFMTLLDVSIVNVALPSIRSGLDTPESDLQWVLSGYALAFGLFLIPAGRLGDARGRRSVFIVGLALFTLASASCGAAQSSLWLVISRLVQGMAGALVSPQISALIQQMFRGAERGRAFGMFGTVVGISTAVGPLLGGLLIQVAGAEEGWRWVFYVNLPIGIVCLFLARRLLPDTPDAKPVRLGRLDPVGVVLLGAAVLALLLPFVQSRQWPGNEKYLLVLVAAALLAAFVGWERHCARAGAEPLIDLELFRVRSYWLGSLLILLYFAGFTSIFFVSTLYLQNGLHYTALQAGLAITPFALGSAIAAGIGGRLVDRFGRPLVVLGLAMVAIGLAGTAFAVHQVPGRGAGWAMLAPLLLTGLGSGLVISPNQTLTLSEVPVRRAGSAGGALQTGQRVGSAVGIAAVGSVFFDQVAQDGWATAYDHGLLVSIAFVGAALAAAVADVVAGRRAARR is encoded by the coding sequence GTGACCCGGCAAGAGTCGGCGCAGGCCCTGCACCGGCAGCAGGAGGAACCGGGCCCGAACCGGTGGAAGGCGCTCGGCGTCTGCCTCGTGGCGGGCTTCATGACCCTCCTCGACGTGTCGATCGTGAACGTCGCGCTGCCCTCCATCCGCTCCGGGCTCGACACCCCCGAGTCGGACCTCCAGTGGGTGCTCTCCGGGTACGCGCTCGCCTTCGGCCTCTTCCTCATCCCGGCCGGACGCCTCGGCGACGCGCGCGGCCGGCGCAGCGTCTTCATCGTCGGCCTCGCGCTCTTCACGCTCGCCTCGGCCTCCTGCGGAGCGGCGCAGTCGAGCCTCTGGCTGGTGATCTCGCGGCTGGTGCAGGGAATGGCCGGAGCCCTCGTCTCACCGCAGATCTCCGCGCTCATCCAGCAGATGTTCCGGGGGGCCGAGCGCGGCAGGGCCTTCGGGATGTTCGGCACCGTCGTCGGCATCTCCACCGCCGTCGGCCCCCTCCTCGGCGGGCTGCTGATCCAGGTGGCGGGAGCCGAGGAGGGCTGGCGCTGGGTCTTCTACGTCAACCTCCCGATCGGGATCGTGTGCCTGTTCCTCGCCCGACGGCTGTTGCCCGACACGCCGGACGCCAAGCCGGTGCGGCTCGGCCGCCTCGACCCGGTCGGCGTGGTGCTCCTCGGCGCCGCCGTCCTCGCCCTGCTGCTGCCCTTCGTCCAGTCCCGGCAGTGGCCCGGGAACGAGAAGTACCTGCTCGTCCTCGTCGCGGCCGCACTGCTCGCGGCCTTCGTGGGATGGGAGCGCCACTGCGCGCGGGCGGGCGCCGAGCCCCTCATCGACCTGGAACTCTTCCGCGTCCGGTCCTACTGGCTCGGCTCGCTGCTGATCCTGCTCTACTTCGCGGGCTTCACCTCGATCTTCTTCGTCAGCACGCTCTACCTGCAGAACGGACTGCACTACACCGCGCTCCAGGCCGGACTCGCCATCACCCCCTTCGCCCTGGGCTCGGCGATCGCGGCCGGGATCGGCGGCCGGCTCGTGGACCGCTTCGGCCGGCCTCTCGTGGTCCTCGGCCTGGCGATGGTGGCGATCGGCCTCGCCGGGACGGCGTTCGCGGTGCACCAGGTGCCCGGCCGGGGCGCGGGCTGGGCGATGCTCGCCCCGCTGCTCCTCACGGGGCTCGGCAGCGGCCTGGTGATCTCCCCGAACCAGACCCTCACCCTCTCCGAGGTGCCGGTGCGCCGCGCGGGCAGCGCCGGAGGCGCCCTGCAGACCGGCCAGCGGGTCGGCTCGGCGGTCGGCATCGCCGCGGTCGGTTCGGTCTTCTTCGACCAGGTCGCCCAGGACGGCTGGGCCACCGCCTACGACCACGGCCTCCTCGTCTCGATCGCCTTCGTCGGGGCCGCGCTCGCCGCGGCCGTCGCCGACGTGGTGGCGGGCCGCCGCGCCGCCCGCCGCTGA
- a CDS encoding tyrosinase cofactor: MSSITRRRALGVAAGAAGAVTVLAQAGPAAASAPRAAAPAADSDPASFDEVYQGRRIQGGPAHGGGHHGGHHTGGYSVTIDGQELHVMRNADGTWISVINHYEPVATPRALARAAVRELQGAPLVPLTLG, from the coding sequence ATGTCCAGCATCACCCGCCGCCGGGCCCTCGGCGTCGCGGCAGGCGCCGCGGGCGCCGTCACGGTCCTCGCCCAGGCGGGCCCGGCCGCGGCCTCGGCTCCCCGCGCAGCCGCCCCGGCGGCCGACTCCGACCCGGCCTCCTTCGACGAGGTCTACCAGGGCCGCCGCATCCAGGGCGGGCCCGCGCACGGCGGCGGCCACCACGGGGGACACCACACGGGCGGCTACTCCGTCACCATCGACGGTCAGGAACTGCACGTCATGCGGAACGCCGACGGCACCTGGATCAGCGTGATCAACCACTACGAGCCCGTCGCCACGCCCAGGGCGCTGGCCCGCGCGGCCGTCCGGGAGCTCCAGGGCGCCCCGCTCGTACCCCTCACCCTCGGCTGA
- a CDS encoding YjbQ family protein: protein MSHEFQTRTLDITTGAAETVYDLTRECSSFLAEVAQGRDGLLNVFAPHATMGVALIETGAGSDTDLLAALHHLLPADERWQHRHGSPGHGRDHVMPAIVPPHATIPVIGGELALGTWQSVCLVDTNKDNPDRQVRLSFLG from the coding sequence ATGAGCCACGAATTCCAGACCCGCACCCTTGACATCACCACCGGGGCAGCGGAAACCGTCTACGACCTGACCCGGGAGTGCTCCTCTTTCCTGGCCGAGGTGGCGCAGGGCAGAGACGGGCTCCTGAACGTCTTCGCACCGCACGCGACCATGGGTGTGGCGTTGATCGAAACGGGTGCGGGCAGCGACACCGATCTTCTGGCCGCCCTGCACCATCTCCTCCCCGCGGACGAACGTTGGCAGCACCGCCATGGAAGCCCGGGGCACGGCCGTGACCACGTGATGCCGGCCATCGTCCCGCCCCATGCGACGATCCCCGTGATCGGTGGTGAACTGGCGCTGGGCACCTGGCAGTCGGTGTGTCTGGTGGACACCAACAAGGACAACCCCGACCGTCAGGTCCGCTTGTCGTTCCTCGGCTAG
- a CDS encoding excinuclease ABC subunit UvrA codes for MHDTPHDPYVRVRGAREHNLAGVDVDIPRDALVVFTGVSGSGKSSLAFGTIYAEAQRRYFESVAPYARRLIHQVGAPAVGEITGLPPAVSLEQRRSSPNARSSVGTVTTLSNSLRMLFSRAGRYPEGAERLDSDAFSPNTAAGACPSCHGLGLVHDTSEELLVPDPGLSIRQGAIAAWPGAWQGKNLRDVLDTLGHDVDRPWRELDAKDREWILFTDEQPVVTVHPVREADRIQRPYQGTYMSARRYVLRTFSDSKSPSLRAKAERFLTSAPCPVCGGGRLRPEALAVTFAGRNVAELAALPLTALSGLLSTAATEDASETARVLTEDLVARIGTVTELGLGYLSLDRATPTLSNGELQRLRLATQLRSGLFGVVYVLDEPSAGLHPADTEALLVVLDRLKAAGNSVFVVEHHLDVVRHADWLVDVGPRAGVHGGRVLHSGPPEELAGVEASATRRFLFDQAPAPARTVREPAGWLRPGPVTRHNLRAVDAAFPVGVLTAVTGVSGSGKSTLVDALTEEVEGVDRLVTVDQRPIGRTPRSNLATYTGLFDVVRKLFTETEEAKARGYKAGRFSFNVPGGRCETCQGEGFVSVELLFLPSTYAPCPDCHGARYNPETLQVRLRGLTVAEVLDLTVESAAAFFDDVPAAARSLRTLLDVGLGYLRLGQPATELSGGEAQRIKLASELQRPHRSPTLYVLDEPTTGLHPADVEVLMRQLHGLVDAGHSVIVVEHDMDVVATADWVVDLGPGGGDQGGRIVAAGPPARVARAADSRTAPYLARALSGRP; via the coding sequence ATGCACGACACCCCCCATGATCCCTACGTCCGCGTCCGAGGCGCCCGCGAGCACAACCTCGCCGGGGTCGACGTCGACATCCCGCGCGACGCGCTCGTCGTGTTCACCGGGGTCTCCGGCTCCGGCAAGTCGTCGCTGGCCTTCGGGACGATCTACGCCGAGGCGCAGCGCCGCTACTTCGAGTCGGTGGCCCCGTACGCGCGGCGACTGATCCACCAGGTGGGGGCGCCCGCGGTGGGTGAGATCACCGGGCTGCCGCCGGCGGTCTCCCTGGAGCAGCGCCGCTCCTCGCCGAACGCCCGGTCCTCCGTCGGTACGGTGACCACCCTCTCCAACTCCCTGCGGATGCTGTTCTCCCGGGCAGGCCGCTATCCGGAGGGGGCCGAGCGGCTCGACTCCGACGCCTTCTCCCCCAACACGGCGGCGGGCGCGTGCCCTTCGTGCCACGGCCTCGGGCTCGTCCACGACACCAGCGAGGAACTCCTCGTCCCCGACCCCGGCCTGTCGATCCGCCAGGGGGCGATCGCCGCCTGGCCGGGCGCCTGGCAGGGGAAGAACCTGCGGGACGTGCTCGACACCCTCGGCCACGACGTCGACCGGCCGTGGCGGGAGCTCGACGCGAAGGACCGCGAGTGGATCCTCTTCACGGACGAGCAGCCGGTCGTCACCGTGCACCCGGTGCGGGAGGCGGATCGCATCCAACGCCCGTACCAGGGCACGTACATGAGCGCGCGCCGCTATGTCCTGCGCACCTTCTCCGACTCGAAGAGCCCGTCCCTGCGCGCGAAGGCGGAGCGGTTCCTCACCAGCGCGCCCTGCCCGGTGTGCGGCGGCGGCAGGCTGCGGCCCGAGGCGCTCGCGGTCACCTTCGCCGGCCGGAACGTCGCCGAGCTCGCCGCGCTGCCCCTCACGGCCCTGTCCGGCCTCCTGTCGACGGCGGCGACGGAGGACGCCTCGGAGACCGCGCGCGTCCTCACCGAGGACCTCGTCGCCCGGATCGGCACGGTCACCGAACTCGGCCTCGGCTACCTCAGCCTGGACCGCGCCACGCCCACCCTGTCCAACGGCGAGCTCCAGCGGCTGCGGCTCGCCACGCAGCTGCGCTCGGGCCTCTTCGGCGTGGTGTACGTCCTCGACGAGCCCTCCGCCGGGCTGCACCCGGCCGACACCGAGGCCCTGCTCGTGGTCCTCGACCGGCTCAAGGCCGCCGGGAACTCGGTCTTCGTCGTCGAGCACCACCTCGACGTCGTACGCCACGCCGACTGGCTCGTGGACGTCGGCCCGCGCGCCGGAGTGCACGGCGGGCGGGTGCTGCACAGCGGTCCGCCGGAGGAACTGGCCGGCGTCGAGGCGTCCGCGACGCGGCGGTTCCTCTTCGACCAGGCTCCCGCGCCCGCGCGGACGGTGCGGGAACCGGCGGGCTGGCTGCGCCCGGGGCCGGTCACCCGGCACAACCTGCGGGCGGTGGACGCCGCCTTCCCGGTCGGCGTCCTCACCGCGGTCACCGGCGTCTCGGGCTCCGGGAAGTCCACCCTCGTCGACGCGCTGACCGAGGAAGTGGAGGGCGTGGACCGTCTGGTGACGGTGGACCAGCGCCCGATCGGGCGGACCCCGCGCTCCAACCTCGCCACGTACACCGGGCTGTTCGACGTCGTGCGCAAGCTCTTCACGGAGACCGAGGAGGCGAAGGCACGCGGGTACAAGGCGGGCCGCTTCTCCTTCAACGTGCCCGGCGGCCGCTGCGAGACCTGCCAGGGCGAGGGTTTCGTCTCGGTGGAGCTCCTCTTCCTGCCCAGTACGTACGCGCCCTGCCCCGACTGCCACGGCGCCCGCTACAACCCCGAGACCCTCCAGGTGCGGCTGCGCGGCCTCACCGTCGCGGAGGTCCTCGACCTGACCGTCGAGTCCGCCGCCGCCTTCTTCGACGACGTCCCCGCCGCCGCCCGCAGCCTGCGGACCCTCCTCGACGTGGGCCTCGGCTACCTGCGGCTCGGGCAGCCGGCCACCGAGCTCTCCGGCGGCGAGGCGCAGCGCATCAAGCTCGCCTCCGAGCTCCAGCGGCCGCACCGCTCCCCCACCCTGTACGTGCTCGACGAGCCGACGACCGGTCTGCACCCGGCGGACGTCGAGGTCCTGATGCGCCAGCTGCACGGCCTCGTGGACGCCGGGCACTCGGTGATCGTCGTCGAGCACGACATGGACGTCGTCGCCACCGCCGACTGGGTCGTCGACCTCGGCCCGGGCGGCGGCGACCAGGGCGGCCGGATCGTGGCGGCGGGCCCCCCGGCCCGGGTGGCGCGGGCGGCGGACAGCCGCACCGCGCCGTACCTGGCCCGGGCCCTCTCCGGACGGCCCTGA
- a CDS encoding ABC transporter ATP-binding protein, with the protein MSRALLRASGIDVRFGGVHALRDVTVSVGPGEICGLIGPNGAGKTTLFDVLSGMRRPDAGAIAYDGTDITRRSPVWRARHGIRRTFQRQQLFGQLTVEDNLVVAQDWRGGLRPAARRHRERAAAVLHECGLDALAGSYAGGLPVGQAHLVELARALADPPRVLLLDEPASGTTAEERRALAVVVRHVADEENCAVLLVEHDVAFVMELCSRVVVLDLGRVLAEGTPAEVHADPAVRQAYLGAGPGSTEGEPPDR; encoded by the coding sequence ATGAGCCGCGCGCTGCTCCGCGCGAGCGGGATCGACGTCCGCTTCGGCGGCGTCCACGCCCTGCGCGACGTGACCGTCTCCGTCGGCCCCGGTGAGATCTGCGGCCTCATCGGGCCGAACGGCGCGGGCAAGACGACGCTCTTCGACGTGCTGTCGGGGATGCGGCGGCCGGACGCGGGAGCGATCGCGTACGACGGCACGGACATCACCCGCCGGTCCCCCGTCTGGCGGGCCCGGCACGGCATCCGCCGCACCTTCCAACGCCAGCAGCTCTTCGGCCAGTTGACCGTCGAGGACAATCTCGTCGTGGCACAGGACTGGCGGGGCGGACTACGGCCCGCGGCGCGCCGCCACCGGGAACGGGCCGCCGCCGTGCTCCACGAGTGCGGGCTCGACGCGCTGGCCGGCTCGTACGCCGGCGGCCTGCCCGTCGGACAGGCCCACCTGGTCGAGCTGGCCCGCGCCCTCGCCGATCCGCCCCGGGTCCTGCTCCTGGACGAGCCCGCGTCCGGGACGACCGCCGAGGAGCGTCGCGCACTCGCCGTCGTCGTACGGCACGTGGCCGACGAGGAGAACTGCGCGGTGCTGCTCGTCGAGCACGACGTGGCCTTCGTCATGGAGCTGTGTTCACGCGTCGTGGTGCTCGACCTCGGCCGGGTCCTCGCCGAAGGGACGCCGGCCGAGGTCCACGCGGACCCGGCGGTGCGCCAGGCGTACCTCGGCGCCGGCCCCGGCAGCACGGAAGGAGAGCCCCCTGATCGTTGA
- a CDS encoding GNAT family N-acetyltransferase, with translation MTGAPPAFGRGRLRPPGRTEISVVRTEPEARGRGHAAHLLGLLVARVLDRHERPFLRVAEEDTAAMALYERLGFTSRKHVTFRGFRTP, from the coding sequence GTGACGGGGGCACCCCCGGCCTTCGGCCGGGGGAGGCTCCGGCCCCCGGGCCGGACCGAGATCAGCGTCGTCCGTACGGAACCCGAGGCGCGCGGGCGGGGGCACGCCGCCCACCTCCTGGGCTTGCTCGTCGCCCGCGTCCTGGACCGGCACGAGCGCCCCTTCCTGCGCGTGGCCGAGGAGGACACCGCGGCGATGGCGCTCTACGAGCGGCTCGGCTTCACCAGCCGGAAGCACGTGACCTTCCGTGGCTTCCGCACCCCGTGA